Proteins co-encoded in one Juglans regia cultivar Chandler chromosome 16, Walnut 2.0, whole genome shotgun sequence genomic window:
- the LOC118344803 gene encoding stemmadenine O-acetyltransferase-like produces MAVLDVEVITKDTIKPSSPTPDHLRRYNLSFIDQITPQIFMPLVLFYPRDSNAHLNNIDCQDNIKTSLSKALTLFYPMAGRVKDNSHVDCNDEGVHYVEAKTNCNLSEFLEDPNLVELNKFLPYELDDVNEVALAVQVTSFSCGGIVIGLVFAHKVSDASSFFSFLNTWSALACGSNDITNPRFESAMIFPPEKFPSYSPSRGIAKNKIVLKRFVFDSSAISALRAKYSTNNTSIEYPRPTRVEALSAFIFDHFLAATGADADTNKVCTLFHIANLRTRMDPPLSNNFFGNMSLSTGSVISRKTGDGFHDIVIPMRDSIRKADIDYVKSFREDGASLRFMSENAERLKKGEVVSLAFTSLCRFPIYEINLGWGKPIWAGSVRLLYTNLVTFFDTKSGNGIEAWINLDEKDMAKLEVDKELLAYVSSNKVSVM; encoded by the coding sequence ATGGCAGTACTTGATGTAGAAGTTATCACCAAAGACACCATCAAACCCTCTTCACCGACCCCAGACCACCTCCGTCGTTACAACCTCTCCTTCATTGATCAAATTACACCTCAAATTTTCATGCCTCTTGTTCTCTTTTACCCGAGAGATTCCAATGCCCATCTCAACAACATAGATTGCCAAGACAACATCAAGACGTCCTTGTCTAAGGCGTTGACACTGTTTTACCCGATGGCAGGACGGGTGAAGGACAACTCTCATGTTGATTGCAACGATGAGGGTGTCCACTATGTGGAAGCCAAAACCAACTGCAATCTTTCTGAATTTCTTGAGGACCCGAACCTAGTTGAGCTCAACAAATTCCTGCCGTATGAACTGGATGATGTTAATGAAGTGGCTCTGGCTGTCCAAGTTACCTCCTTCAGCTGTGGTGGGATCGTGATCGGTCTGGTTTTTGCCCACAAGGTTTCAGATGCTTCCTCATTCTTCTCGTTCCTCAACACTTGGAGTGCTCTTGCTTGTGGTAGCAATGATATAACTAATCCTCGATTCGAATCTGCCATGATATTCCCACCGGAGAAATTTCCAAGCTACAGTCCAAGTAGAGGGATTGCAAAgaataaaattgttttgaagAGATTTGTCTTTGACTCGTCTGCTATATCAGCTCTTAGAGCCAAATATAGCACTAACAACACAAGCATTGAATACCCACGGCCAACTCGCGTGGAGGCCTTATCGGCTTTCATATTTGATCACTTCTTGGCTGCCACTGGAGCAGATGCAGACACCAACAAGGTATGTACCCTATTTCACATAGCAAACCTACGCACGAGGATGGACCCACCgctttcaaacaatttttttggaAACATGAGCTTGTCCACAGGTTCGGTAATCTCCAGGAAAACAGGTGATGGCTTTCATGATATTGTCATTCCTATGAGAGATTCCATAAGGAAAGCTGACATCGATTATGTGAAAAGCTTTCGGGAGGATGGTGCGTCCTTGAGGTTTATGAGTGAGAATGCAGAAAGATTGAAGAAAGGAGAAGTTGTTTCGTTAGCCTTCACCAGCTTGTGCAGGTTTCCTATATATGAAATCAATTTGGGGTGGGGGAAGCCTATATGGGCTGGCTCAGTAAGATTGCTATACACGAATCTAGTTACTTTCTTCGACACCAAATCAGGAAATGGAATAGAGGCATGGATTAACTTGGACGAGAAGGACATGGCTAAACTTGAAGTCGATAAGGAGCTCCTGGCATATGTTTCGTCAAACAAAGTTTCAGTAATGTAG
- the LOC118344804 gene encoding uncharacterized protein LOC118344804 → MNATTEECGCTIEQFNRMHPPTFDGRGDTTLAEDWIQDIEEILRVINCTDVQKVLYSAFKLTGEAKRWWISERTIREAEGTEIVRWLDFKQIFLECFFPTSVQDDKAMEFANLVQGAMTVHQYEARLIELSRFAAYLIPDEEKKARKFEQGLNEKIYERIVDFQIRNFSELVDKATVFERSLQ, encoded by the coding sequence ATGAATGCGACAACTGAGGAATGTGGATGTACCATAGAGCAGTTTAATCGAATGCATCCTCCCACCTTCGATGGTCGGGGCGACACAACCTTAGCAGAAGACTGGATCCAAGATATTGAGGAGATACTCCGCGTTATAAATTGCACAGACGTACAGAAGGTTCTATACTCTGCTTTCAAACTAACCGGAGAAGCAAAAAGATGGTGGATTTCTGAAAGAACCATCAGAGAAGCTGAAGGGACGGAAATAGTCCGTTGGCTGGACTTCAAGCAGATCTTTCTGGAATGCTTTTTCCCAACCTCTGTCCAAGACGACAAGGCTATGGAGTTTGCTAATTTGGTACAGGGAGCTATGACAGTACACCAGTACGAAGCTAGACTCATTGAGTTATCACGTTTTGCTGCATATTTGATCcctgatgaggagaagaaggctcGTAAGTTTGAGCAAGGGCTGaatgaaaagatttatgaaCGAATTGTGGACTTTCAAATTCGAAACTTTTCAGAGTTGGTGGATAAGGCCACAGTATTTGAGCGGAGCCTTCAATGA